In Nicotiana tabacum cultivar K326 chromosome 11, ASM71507v2, whole genome shotgun sequence, a single window of DNA contains:
- the LOC107793107 gene encoding uncharacterized protein LOC107793107, whose translation MSVKIRRKREALKRWRSIEKAKETEEYEKVKGMEEYRETGRKQRVKNRCEDAAVHLKRFVYFEGFFVIRAEISSAVFRKDIDNLLDFIERLKNGRDQIALDTDEIENVTMWLKFMSSFFQLFYFIPSGFDSEISCVLYELHDLVQSLFHQSGDDMWHKLTDDVAPFLLKKLESCLSSYHNSEPSATMTEDQLVELLDALRVYLHDQSKLLSEFIWPLKTEYEVLQNVCGNLRDFHRLKVNGYIEYETIEYVLPQFQLMAERVKHFCFAFLAYQFDMIADVPQVKLAHLLLEIVPVQLEVMHICCTDLKASKSAEVGHFNKQLLEASPDILREYLIHLQEHRVNVITLSSSAQNIHVMIEFLLIILTDEPKDIIHHDKLFVFLSRVIALTREVSILVRNSEENSRNEENTNETSCASLDLLGNIEFLKKDLKHVFLKAPEDSYQLCFPKIDGSLFMNLLLINLDGLLNSNAHAVALIKEEIGLVKEYLQFIRSFFGNVEQELNRDLWTRVLDVAYEAEHVINSILVRNHGLLQLIFLLPDTVEKIKLIKIEVQENMSLIAVNSPNKPVERKSSKKQVGQIIVGFEEEKNLIISQLVNRLAELDVISIIGMPGAGKTNLAHLSIQ comes from the exons ATGAGTGTAAAAATAAGAAGGAAGAGAGAGGCCTTAAAGAGATGGAGGAGTATAGAGAAAGCGAAAGAGACGGAGGAGTACGAGAAAGTGAAAGGGATGGAGGAGTACAGAGAAACTGGAAGAAAACAGAGAGTAAAGAATCGGTGTGAAGACGCGGCTGTGCATCTGAAGAGGTTTGTGTATTTTGAGGGTTTTTTTGTTATTCGCGCGGAG ATTTCATCTGCTGTATTTCGCAAGGACATTGACAATCTTCTGGATTTCATAGAGAGGCTAAAGAATGGACGAGATCAAATTGCTCTTGACACAGATGAAATTGAAAATGTGACAATGTGGCTGAAGTTTATGTCGTCATTTTTTCAGCTTTTTTATTTCATTCCCAGTGGTTTTGATTCCGAAATATCTTGCGTATTATATGAGCTTCATGATCTGGTTCAGTCACTTTTTCATCAGAGTGGAGATGACATGTGGCATAAGTTGACGGATGATGTCGCTCCTTTCCTCCtgaaaaaattggaaagttgTCTGAGCTCATATCATAATTCTGAACCAAGTGCCACTATGACTGAGGATCAGTTGGTTGAACTTTTGGACGCCCTCCGCGTGTATCTCCATGATCAATCCAAGTTGCTTTCTGAGTTCATTTGGCCATTAAAGACTGAATATGAGGTTCTTCAGAATGTATGTGGTAATTTAAGAGATTTCCATCGGCTAAAAGTAAATGGTTACATTGAGTATGAGACAATTGAATATGTCTTACCTCAGTTTCAACTTATGGCTGAGAGAGTAAAACACTTCTGTTTTGCCTTTTTGGCTTATCAATTTGATATGATAGCTGATGTCCCTCAAGTAAAGCTAGCTCATCTGCTTCTGGAGATTGTTCCTGTTCAACTGGAGGTTATGCACATATGTTGTACAGATCTGAAAGCTTCAAAATCAGCAGAAGTTGGACACTTCAATAAGCAGCTCTTAGAAGCATCTCCCGACATTCTTAGAGAATATCTTATTCATCTACAAGAGCATAGGGTTAATGTTATTACTCTTAGCTCTTCAGCTCAAAACATTCATGTCATGATAGAGTTTCTATTGATTATTCTTACAGATGAGCCCAAAGATATTATCCATCACGACAAACTGTTTGTATTCTTGTCACGTGTTATAGCTCTTACCAGGGAGGTATCCATTCTTGTTCGCAACTCAGAAGAGAACTCAAGGAATGAAGAGAATACGAATGAAACAAGTTGTGCAAGTCTAGATTTGTTGGGAAATATTGAATTCCTGAAGAAAGATCTCAAACATGTTTTCTTGAAAGCTCCTGAAGACTCATATCAACTTTGCTTCCCCAAGATTGATGGATCACTCTTCATGAATCTTCTACTCATAAACTTAGATGGTTTGCTCAATTCCAATGCTCATGCAGTTGCTTTGATAAAGGAAGAAATTGGGTTGGTGAAAGAATACCTACAGTTCATAAGATCGTTCTTTGGGAatgttgagcaagaattgaatAGGGATCTTTGGACTCGTGTTTTAGATGTGGCATATGAGGCAGAACATGTCATCAATTCAATTCTTGTCAGAAATCATGGTCTCTTGCAGCTTATTTTCTTGCTACCTGATACCGTAGAAAAGATCAAACTTATCAAGATAGAGGTACAGGAAAACATGAGTCTTATTGCTGTAAACTCTCCCAACAAACCAGTTGAAAGAAAGTCATCAAAAAAGCAAGTTGGGCAAATAATTGTAGGCTTTGAAGAGGAGAAAAACCTGATAATTTCACAGCTTGTCAATCGACTAGCAGAGCTAGATGTTATTTCGATCATTGGCATGCCTGGTGCAGGTAAAACTAATCTTGCGCACCTGAGTATTCAATGA